A stretch of the uncultured Bacteroides sp. genome encodes the following:
- a CDS encoding MerR family transcriptional regulator, whose protein sequence is MAYNSNKDLKLYYSIGEVAAMFDVNESLLRFWEKEFPIIKPKKNAKGTRQYRKEDLDNIRLIYHLVKEKGMTLPGARQKLKDNKEQTIKTFEVITRLGQIKEELLNIKKEIDAV, encoded by the coding sequence ATGGCATATAATTCTAACAAAGATTTGAAGTTGTATTACTCCATCGGTGAGGTAGCGGCAATGTTTGATGTAAATGAATCTTTATTGCGCTTTTGGGAAAAGGAGTTCCCTATTATTAAACCGAAAAAAAATGCAAAGGGAACACGTCAATATCGAAAGGAAGACCTTGATAATATTCGGTTAATCTATCATTTGGTGAAAGAGAAAGGAATGACTCTTCCCGGTGCCCGTCAGAAACTGAAAGACAACAAGGAACAAACCATTAAGACTTTTGAGGTTATTACTCGCTTGGGGCAGATAAAAGAAGAACTACTAAATATAAAAAAGGAGATAGATGCGGTTTAA
- the alaS gene encoding alanine--tRNA ligase translates to MLTAKEIRESFKAFFESKGHQIVPSAPMVIKDDPTLMFTNAGMNQFKDIILGNHPAKYHRVADSQKCLRVSGKHNDLEEVGHDTYHHTMFEMLGNWSFGDYFKKEAIEWAWEYLVTVLKLDPNLLYATVFEGSPADGLERDNEAAAIWGQFLPADRIINGNRHDNFWEMGDTGPCGPCSEIHIDLRSEEERKAVSGLSLVNQSHPQVIEIWNLVFMQFNRKADGSLEGLPAKVIDTGMGFERLCMALQGKTSNYDTDVFQPILKEIAKMAGTEYGLNTQNDIAMRVIADHIRTIAFSITDGQLPSNAKAGYVIRRILRRAVRYGYTFLGQKSAFMYKLLPVLIDNMGDAYPELVAQKELIGKVIKEEEESFLRTLETGIRLLDKAIADVKAVGKSSIDGKDAFTLYDTFGFPLDLTELILRENGLTVDLEGFNVEMQQQKARARNAAAVETGDWITLKEGSSDFVGYDYTEYEVEILRYRQIKQKNQTLYQLVLDHTPFYAESGGQVGDTGVIVNEFETIDVIATKKENNLAVHITKELPKHLDAPMMACVDTDKRAASAANHSATHLIDQALREVLGEHVEQKGSLVSPDSLRFDFSHFQKVTDEEIRQVEHLVNARIRQNIPLNEYRNIPIAEAKELGAIALFGEKYGDEVRVICFGSSVEFCGGTHVAATGNIGMVKIISESSVAAGVRRIEAYTGAKVEEMLENIQDTFTELKALFNNVPDLGAAIHKSIEENAGLKKQVEDFMKEKQAGIKDKLLKNIQEINGVKLIKFVAPLPAEAAKNIAFQLRGEITESLLFVAGTEEGGKPMLTVMISDNLVEGGLNAGKLVKEAAKLIQGGGGGQAHFATAGGKNADGLSAAVDKVIELANL, encoded by the coding sequence ATGTTGACAGCAAAAGAAATCAGAGAATCATTTAAAGCTTTCTTTGAATCAAAAGGGCACCAGATTGTACCTTCAGCCCCAATGGTAATTAAAGATGACCCCACATTGATGTTCACCAATGCCGGGATGAATCAGTTTAAAGACATTATTCTTGGTAACCACCCAGCCAAGTATCATCGTGTAGCCGACTCGCAAAAATGTTTGCGCGTGAGTGGTAAGCACAATGACCTTGAAGAAGTGGGTCACGACACGTATCATCACACTATGTTTGAGATGTTGGGTAACTGGTCTTTTGGAGATTACTTTAAGAAAGAAGCTATTGAATGGGCGTGGGAATACCTGGTAACGGTCTTGAAACTAGATCCAAACCTTTTGTATGCCACCGTCTTTGAAGGAAGTCCTGCTGATGGACTGGAACGCGACAACGAAGCTGCTGCCATCTGGGGACAATTCTTGCCAGCAGATCGCATTATCAACGGAAACCGCCATGATAACTTCTGGGAAATGGGCGATACAGGTCCTTGTGGTCCTTGTTCGGAAATCCACATTGACTTACGTTCTGAAGAAGAACGGAAAGCTGTTAGCGGTCTTTCACTGGTAAATCAGTCACACCCACAGGTTATTGAAATATGGAACCTTGTGTTCATGCAATTCAACCGCAAAGCAGACGGAAGTCTGGAAGGACTTCCTGCAAAAGTAATTGATACAGGTATGGGCTTTGAGCGTCTTTGCATGGCTCTTCAGGGAAAGACTTCAAATTATGATACTGATGTATTCCAACCAATTCTGAAAGAAATTGCTAAGATGGCGGGAACAGAATATGGGTTGAATACACAAAATGATATTGCAATGCGCGTAATTGCGGATCATATCCGTACCATTGCATTCTCTATTACCGACGGCCAGCTGCCATCAAACGCAAAAGCCGGATATGTAATCAGAAGAATTCTGCGCCGCGCCGTTCGTTACGGATATACCTTCTTAGGTCAGAAATCTGCCTTCATGTATAAGTTGCTTCCCGTGCTGATTGACAATATGGGTGATGCTTATCCTGAATTAGTTGCTCAGAAAGAATTGATAGGAAAGGTGATCAAGGAAGAGGAAGAATCATTCCTTCGTACACTTGAAACCGGTATCCGCTTGCTGGACAAGGCTATCGCAGATGTGAAAGCCGTAGGAAAAAGCAGCATTGATGGAAAAGATGCATTTACACTTTATGATACATTTGGTTTCCCATTAGACCTTACAGAACTTATTCTGAGAGAAAACGGACTAACTGTAGATCTTGAGGGATTCAACGTTGAGATGCAACAACAAAAAGCACGTGCACGTAACGCTGCTGCTGTTGAAACAGGCGACTGGATTACTCTGAAAGAAGGTTCTTCAGATTTTGTTGGTTATGATTACACCGAATATGAAGTGGAAATTCTGCGTTATCGTCAGATCAAACAAAAGAACCAGACTCTTTATCAGCTAGTGCTTGATCATACTCCGTTCTATGCTGAAAGTGGTGGTCAGGTAGGTGACACAGGTGTGATTGTAAATGAATTCGAGACTATCGATGTTATCGCAACTAAAAAAGAAAATAATCTTGCCGTTCACATAACAAAAGAACTTCCAAAGCATCTTGATGCTCCGATGATGGCTTGTGTGGATACAGACAAGAGAGCAGCCAGTGCAGCAAACCACTCTGCCACTCACCTTATAGACCAGGCTTTGCGTGAAGTATTGGGAGAACATGTGGAACAGAAAGGTTCACTTGTATCACCAGACTCTTTACGTTTCGACTTCTCTCACTTCCAGAAAGTGACCGATGAGGAAATTCGCCAGGTGGAACACCTTGTTAACGCAAGAATTCGTCAGAACATTCCATTGAATGAATACAGAAATATTCCTATTGCCGAAGCTAAAGAATTAGGCGCTATTGCACTATTCGGAGAAAAGTACGGAGATGAAGTTCGTGTTATCTGCTTTGGCTCATCTGTTGAGTTCTGCGGTGGAACACACGTGGCTGCTACCGGAAACATTGGTATGGTAAAAATCATTTCTGAAAGTTCGGTTGCTGCCGGAGTGAGAAGAATTGAAGCTTATACTGGTGCAAAAGTAGAAGAAATGCTTGAAAATATTCAGGATACTTTCACAGAACTGAAAGCTCTGTTCAATAATGTACCCGATCTTGGTGCTGCAATCCACAAATCAATTGAAGAAAATGCAGGATTGAAGAAACAGGTTGAAGACTTTATGAAGGAAAAGCAAGCCGGAATCAAAGATAAACTACTGAAAAATATTCAGGAAATCAATGGCGTGAAGTTAATCAAGTTCGTTGCTCCGCTTCCAGCTGAAGCTGCAAAGAACATTGCTTTCCAACTTCGCGGTGAAATTACAGAAAGCCTGCTATTTGTAGCCG